A genome region from Thermomonospora amylolytica includes the following:
- a CDS encoding TetR/AcrR family transcriptional regulator yields the protein MPVWFEEERPRRPRLSRERITQAAVALLDAEGVGGLSMRRLAARLDCGTMSIYEYVASKEDLLDLALDAALGEIDLAEAAGPTWRDTLTRLMSRSRQVMRRHPWIPALLGTRPLLGPQALARSERVYAVLNEAGLTGPQLLGAVGALSSYVNGFVLTELSWRSRHRDPAEESDLRHRAAEHIARHADRYPVLTRHARLDMGDFEEGFLLGLNVVLDGIETRLNQ from the coding sequence GTGCCGGTGTGGTTCGAAGAAGAGCGTCCGCGCCGACCACGCCTGTCGCGGGAGCGCATCACCCAGGCCGCGGTCGCCCTGCTGGACGCCGAGGGCGTCGGCGGCCTGTCGATGCGGCGGCTGGCCGCTCGCCTGGACTGCGGAACGATGTCGATCTACGAGTACGTGGCGTCCAAGGAGGATCTGCTGGACCTCGCCCTGGACGCCGCGCTGGGGGAGATCGACCTCGCGGAGGCCGCCGGGCCGACATGGCGGGACACGCTGACCCGGCTGATGTCCCGCAGCCGTCAGGTGATGCGGCGCCACCCGTGGATCCCCGCGCTGCTGGGCACGCGCCCGCTGCTGGGCCCGCAGGCGCTGGCCCGTTCCGAACGCGTCTACGCGGTGCTGAACGAGGCCGGCCTGACGGGCCCGCAGTTGCTCGGCGCGGTCGGCGCGCTCTCCAGCTACGTCAACGGCTTCGTGCTCACCGAGCTGTCCTGGCGGTCCCGCCACCGCGACCCGGCGGAGGAGTCGGACCTGCGGCACCGGGCCGCCGAGCACATCGCCCGGCACGCCGACCGCTATCCGGTGCTCACCCGGCACGCCCGGCTCGACATGGGCGACTTCGAGGAGGGCTTCCTGCTGGGCCTGAACGTCGTCCTGGACGGCATCGAGACCCGGCTCAATCAATGA
- a CDS encoding dihydrofolate reductase family protein has translation MTEQTGGRRVVTNMNLSLDGRYARPDDPQDMSWVMPYAVTDVSRDHLTSLWEPATTALLGRVNAEGFLGFWPTVIGMEGADPRDEAFAKWLVDTDKVVLSSTLGEAPWERTTIVDKPAAEVAADLKATEGGDILVLSSASVIKALLAADKVDRLALTIFPVFLGGGPRLFDDGLPAGRWTLVSQATGEHGTLALVYDRVR, from the coding sequence GTGACAGAGCAGACCGGCGGCCGCAGGGTCGTCACCAACATGAACCTCTCCCTCGACGGCCGCTACGCCCGGCCGGACGACCCCCAGGACATGAGCTGGGTGATGCCGTACGCCGTCACCGACGTCTCCCGCGACCACCTGACCAGCCTCTGGGAGCCGGCGACGACGGCCCTGCTCGGCCGGGTCAACGCCGAGGGGTTCCTGGGTTTCTGGCCCACCGTCATCGGCATGGAGGGCGCCGACCCGCGCGACGAGGCCTTCGCCAAGTGGCTTGTCGACACCGACAAGGTGGTGCTGTCCTCCACCCTCGGCGAGGCCCCGTGGGAGCGGACGACGATCGTCGACAAGCCGGCCGCCGAGGTGGCCGCGGACCTCAAGGCGACCGAGGGCGGCGACATTCTCGTGCTCTCCAGCGCGAGCGTCATCAAGGCGCTGCTGGCGGCCGACAAGGTCGACCGGCTGGCGCTCACGATCTTCCCGGTCTTCCTCGGCGGCGGACCGCGCCTGTTCGACGACGGCCTGCCCGCAGGACGGTGGACGCTCGTCAGCCAGGCCACCGGCGAGCACGGCACGTTGGCCCTCGTCTACGACCGAGTCCGCTGA